A genomic window from Atribacterota bacterium includes:
- a CDS encoding ATP synthase subunit I: protein MLGFLSGLFYFGGLWFTLQYMVHSRYPAVITLLSYILRVVVSFFILLYIARFGDWAYILYWLAGFILARIILSRLLGDNYPEKNKKEQ from the coding sequence ATCAGGTTTATTTTATTTTGGCGGGTTATGGTTTACTCTGCAATATATGGTACACTCACGTTATCCGGCAGTGATTACTTTACTTAGCTATATCTTGCGAGTTGTAGTTTCTTTTTTTATTTTGCTTTACATTGCCCGCTTTGGAGATTGGGCTTATATTTTATACTGGTTAGCAGGTTTTATTTTAGCCCGGATTATATTATCACGCTTGCTGGGTGATAATTATCCAGAGAAAAATAAGAAGGAGCAATAG